Within the Enterococcus hirae ATCC 9790 genome, the region TCTCGATAAAAAGTCACTCTCAGATTTAAAATTTCTCCAATTTTTAAGACAATCGTTTTTAATTGCTCAATCACTGGACGTGGTAAAGCTTTGATCAGATTTTTTAGTGAATGGATCGAACGAACATCGACATTTTGTGAATTATCTAAGATCAATTGACGTGCTTCTCTTAAGTAATTTGCTACCTTTAACGCATTTTCATCTGACACCTGATGGACCTTCAGATAATTTTCTGCTTTTGTGATATCTGTAATATCAAAATCATATTTTTTCCCTTTCACCGTTACACCGGTATAAAGCTCATTTAAAATATCTCTTTCTGCGTTGGTGATTGCCCCTTGTGTTTCAGCATGAACTGCTGTCGGCAACAATAAGCAGATAACTGACACCAATGTAAACAATATCCCTTTAAAATTTTTCATGATCTCTCCGCCTTTCATTAATAAATCCTGTAAATTTAGGATTAACTATGTCTTTTATTC harbors:
- a CDS encoding LPXTG cell wall anchor domain-containing protein, producing the protein MKNFKGILFTLVSVICLLLPTAVHAETQGAITNAERDILNELYTGVTVKGKKYDFDITDITKAENYLKVHQVSDENALKVANYLREARQLILDNSQNVDVRSIHSLKNLIKALPRPVIEQLKTIVLKIGEILNLRVTFYRDGVSVVDPSGTPIYSTEDEIKQTGADYTTSYVALGAVLMLAGGAYWVARRSE